A genome region from Ottowia testudinis includes the following:
- the cadR gene encoding Cd(II)/Pb(II)-responsive transcriptional regulator, with translation MRIGELAQTTGVDVETIRYYEKTGLLPSPPRQANGYRDYGAHHGERLTFIRHCRALDMPLAEIGRLLDFTNQPEADCGDINRLVDNQLARVRARLKSLRTLEQQLAALRARCRTGQVAADCGILHALVAAAHGEAGEAP, from the coding sequence ATGCGCATTGGAGAACTCGCGCAAACCACCGGGGTGGACGTAGAGACCATCCGCTACTACGAGAAGACCGGGCTGCTGCCGTCGCCGCCCCGGCAGGCGAACGGCTACCGAGACTATGGCGCGCACCACGGCGAGCGCCTGACCTTCATCCGCCACTGCCGCGCCCTCGACATGCCGCTCGCCGAGATTGGACGCCTGCTCGATTTCACCAACCAGCCGGAAGCCGACTGCGGCGACATCAACCGGCTGGTGGACAACCAGTTGGCCCGGGTGCGGGCGCGGCTGAAATCGCTACGCACCCTCGAGCAACAGCTCGCGGCCCTGCGCGCCCGCTGCCGGACCGGCCAGGTGGCCGCCGACTGCGGCATCCTGCACGCACTGGTGGCGGCCGCGCACGGCGAGGCCGGGGAAGCGCCATGA
- a CDS encoding cation transporter, whose translation MAVNALMFLVEIVGGLHAGSVSLLADAVDFAGDAANYGLSLAVLSMGVLWRARAALVKGLSMGGYGLLVLGKTAWAAVSGVPPEPVTMGAIALLALAANVSVAVMLYAFREGDANMRSVWLCSRNDAIVNMAVGLAALGVLGTGGAWPDLSVAVVIAALALSAAWSVVRQARGEIAAHGVAAPAGSPCGREA comes from the coding sequence CTGGCCGTCAATGCCCTGATGTTCCTGGTGGAGATCGTCGGCGGGCTGCACGCAGGCTCGGTGTCCCTCCTGGCGGACGCGGTGGACTTCGCCGGCGATGCCGCCAACTACGGCTTGTCGCTGGCGGTGCTGTCCATGGGCGTCTTGTGGCGGGCCCGCGCCGCCCTGGTCAAGGGGCTGAGCATGGGCGGCTACGGCCTGTTGGTGCTGGGCAAGACCGCCTGGGCGGCGGTGTCCGGCGTGCCACCGGAACCGGTCACCATGGGGGCCATCGCCCTGCTGGCGTTGGCGGCCAATGTCAGTGTCGCGGTGATGCTCTACGCGTTTCGCGAGGGGGACGCCAACATGCGTTCGGTGTGGCTGTGCAGCCGCAACGATGCCATTGTGAACATGGCGGTGGGGCTGGCGGCCCTGGGTGTGCTGGGCACAGGCGGCGCCTGGCCGGATCTCTCGGTGGCGGTGGTGATCGCGGCGCTCGCCCTGTCGGCGGCGTGGAGCGTGGTGCGCCAGGCGCGTGGTGAGATCGCTGCCCACGGGGTGGCGGCGCCGGCCGGGAGCCCCTGCGGGAGAGAAGCGTGA
- a CDS encoding GDCCVxC domain-containing (seleno)protein, translated as MILESTLTCPHCGHAKTERMPTDACQWFYECEACHALLRPKPGECCVFCSFGTVPCPPVQARGKQPGCCGK; from the coding sequence GTGATTCTGGAATCCACCCTGACCTGCCCGCACTGCGGGCACGCCAAGACCGAGCGGATGCCGACGGATGCCTGCCAGTGGTTCTACGAGTGCGAGGCCTGTCACGCGCTGTTGCGCCCCAAGCCCGGCGAATGCTGCGTGTTTTGCTCCTTTGGTACGGTGCCGTGCCCGCCGGTGCAGGCGCGTGGAAAGCAGCCGGGCTGCTGCGGTAAGTAG
- a CDS encoding helicase C-terminal domain-containing protein: protein MLAEHEKGLIRRCLDAVRQGMPGFTSRQSQLRMMAAVAHALATIGDEAGRAQGAHLAVIEAGTGTGKTLGYLLPALVLAHLRGKHLVVASSTVALQEQLLHKDVPALRQCLPFEVRCVLAKGRARYVCPMRLETGERADAVLPEDPDAAEHNDAQAGRTIKVRLLGRLAKAFAEGTWSGDRDTWPSAIPDADWRAVSTDRQGCLGGKCPRINCCPFYLARQEMKDADLIVANHDLLLAAADMEPGAVLPDLAETMLVLDEAHGLPAKVVGHCASRHTLKGAQVWTERAAVLAVDAATALRLDEALKEAVTSASLVLDERLGALHAAITEDCHFEGRNPVWRCPHGLLPERWREIGIGLAQAAEAMTRAVQAMREAVVVAAGDRPVQAQAFLTGLGFYLGKLGHVEQTWAWMLSDDVARTLPTARWVECRAGAAHAMDYLVCAAPIGGGERLRALLWERTGAVVLTSATLRACSRFEPFLEECGLLAYPALLRLDVPSPFDYARRATLHVPRVQAHPRDAVAHTQEVLERLPALLQSEPGALVLFASGRQMKAVYEGLPESFRSRVLMQGLLSRPELIARHKQRVDRGEPSVLFGLASLAEGVDLPGHYCTPRRCRQAALRGAQQSDGTGAARMGRAARALGLHGAERARSWNPARPGRRQAAAHRRRQWVRDRVRSPPRGHALGAPVVARPAAVSDGGRGNAANAASGFGADGLNPRLLLFTV from the coding sequence ATGCTTGCCGAACACGAAAAGGGCCTGATCCGCCGCTGCCTCGACGCCGTGCGCCAGGGCATGCCGGGGTTCACCTCACGCCAGTCGCAGCTACGGATGATGGCCGCGGTGGCGCACGCGCTTGCCACGATCGGCGATGAGGCTGGGCGCGCGCAGGGCGCGCATCTCGCAGTCATCGAGGCGGGTACCGGCACGGGAAAGACCCTGGGCTATCTGCTGCCGGCATTGGTCCTGGCGCATCTGCGCGGCAAACATCTGGTGGTGGCCTCCTCCACGGTTGCGCTGCAAGAGCAACTGCTGCACAAGGACGTCCCGGCCCTGCGCCAGTGCCTGCCGTTCGAGGTGCGTTGCGTGCTTGCCAAAGGCCGGGCCCGCTACGTTTGCCCAATGCGCCTGGAGACGGGCGAGCGGGCCGACGCCGTCCTTCCGGAAGACCCGGATGCGGCCGAGCACAACGACGCGCAGGCCGGGCGCACGATCAAGGTTCGGCTGCTCGGGCGGCTCGCCAAAGCCTTCGCCGAGGGCACATGGTCGGGCGACCGGGACACCTGGCCCAGCGCCATCCCGGATGCGGACTGGCGGGCCGTGAGTACCGACAGGCAGGGGTGTCTTGGCGGCAAGTGTCCCCGGATCAACTGCTGCCCGTTCTACCTTGCCCGCCAGGAGATGAAGGATGCCGATCTCATCGTCGCCAATCATGATCTGCTGCTGGCCGCTGCGGACATGGAGCCTGGCGCAGTGCTCCCCGATCTGGCCGAAACGATGCTGGTGCTGGACGAGGCGCATGGTCTGCCGGCCAAGGTGGTTGGCCACTGCGCTTCGCGCCATACGCTCAAGGGGGCGCAAGTGTGGACCGAGAGGGCGGCGGTGCTGGCGGTGGACGCGGCCACAGCGTTGCGTCTGGACGAGGCTCTGAAGGAGGCGGTGACGTCGGCGTCGCTGGTGCTCGATGAGCGATTGGGCGCGCTGCATGCGGCGATCACCGAGGATTGCCACTTTGAGGGGAGAAATCCCGTCTGGCGCTGTCCACACGGACTCCTGCCGGAGCGCTGGCGGGAAATCGGCATCGGGCTGGCGCAGGCTGCCGAGGCGATGACGCGGGCAGTGCAGGCGATGCGCGAGGCCGTCGTGGTAGCGGCCGGTGACCGGCCGGTGCAGGCCCAGGCGTTCCTGACGGGGCTCGGGTTCTATCTTGGCAAGCTCGGACACGTTGAGCAGACCTGGGCCTGGATGCTGAGCGACGACGTAGCACGGACTCTGCCCACGGCGCGGTGGGTCGAGTGTCGCGCAGGCGCTGCGCACGCGATGGACTACCTGGTTTGCGCGGCTCCGATCGGCGGAGGCGAGAGGTTGCGTGCCCTGCTGTGGGAGCGCACCGGCGCGGTCGTGCTGACCTCGGCCACACTGCGAGCCTGCAGCCGGTTCGAGCCGTTCCTAGAGGAATGCGGACTGCTGGCCTATCCTGCGCTGCTGCGGCTCGACGTGCCGTCACCGTTCGACTATGCGCGGCGCGCCACGCTGCATGTTCCCCGCGTGCAGGCACATCCGCGGGACGCAGTGGCGCATACGCAGGAGGTGCTTGAGCGTTTGCCGGCGCTGTTGCAAAGCGAGCCGGGCGCCTTGGTGCTTTTCGCGTCGGGACGCCAGATGAAGGCGGTCTATGAGGGACTGCCCGAGTCCTTCCGCAGTCGCGTACTGATGCAGGGGCTGCTCTCACGGCCGGAACTGATCGCCCGGCACAAGCAACGAGTCGACCGCGGCGAGCCATCCGTTCTGTTCGGTCTGGCGAGCCTCGCGGAAGGCGTGGATCTCCCCGGTCACTACTGCACCCCACGTCGTTGTCGCCAAGCTGCCCTTCGCGGTGCCCAGCAGTCCGATGGAACAGGCGCGGCGCGAATGGGTCGAGCGGCAAGGGCGCTCGGCCTTCATGGTGCTGAGCGTGCCCGAAGTTGGAATCCGGCTCGCCCAGGCCGTCGGCAGGCTGCTGCGCACCGACGAAGACAGTGGGTCCGTGACCGTGTTCGATCCCCGCCTCGGGGACACGCATTGGGGGCGCCAGTTGTTGCGAGGCCTGCCGCCGTTTCGGATGGTGGTCGGGGAAACGCGGCCAACGCAGCTTCCGGCTTCGGCGCCGATGGCCTGAACCCCCGGCTCTTGCTGTTCACCGTGTGA
- a CDS encoding DUF2325 domain-containing protein — translation MLVSQYGKAQIRCSSVIAEQAALIEALQAEQVRLRAELVIRVTALQFEREERMRLEAMAPGLPRRAVLARQIEYLMGRIEALLREQTRWRWGRESRREARPPSSPKVESPTCDGGGGMVEGGAFAPQEEASTEAAARGADNAGLQEAELLICRTGCISHGDYWRVQDQCRRTGKPCILIDEHQAIHAMRQGDGIVIQACPVRSL, via the coding sequence GTGCTGGTGTCCCAGTACGGCAAGGCGCAGATACGCTGCAGCAGCGTGATCGCCGAGCAGGCTGCGCTGATCGAGGCCTTGCAGGCCGAGCAGGTGCGCCTGCGTGCCGAACTGGTGATCCGGGTGACCGCCTTGCAGTTCGAGCGTGAGGAGCGGATGCGCCTGGAAGCCATGGCACCTGGGTTGCCACGCCGGGCTGTGCTCGCGCGCCAGATCGAGTACCTGATGGGACGAATCGAGGCGCTGCTGCGGGAGCAAACCCGCTGGCGTTGGGGGAGGGAGTCCCGGCGCGAAGCGCGTCCGCCCTCATCGCCGAAAGTCGAGTCTCCGACATGCGACGGCGGTGGCGGGATGGTTGAAGGAGGCGCGTTCGCCCCCCAGGAGGAGGCATCGACAGAGGCGGCAGCGCGAGGGGCGGATAATGCCGGACTGCAGGAGGCAGAACTGTTGATCTGCCGCACCGGCTGCATCAGCCACGGAGATTATTGGCGCGTGCAGGATCAATGTCGCCGAACCGGAAAACCCTGCATCCTCATCGACGAACATCAGGCCATTCACGCCATGCGTCAGGGCGATGGCATCGTGATTCAGGCGTGTCCCGTGCGCAGTCTCTGA
- a CDS encoding GGDEF domain-containing protein — MLPALFRRRRRAKLTNRIVELQLALAEAQRALHHDDLTALLNRRGFRRACDLPRDCPPSVISCAMIDLDDFKGINDTHGHAAGDAVLRYFAAALRQGLRPVDTVARLGGDEFAVMLAGAAGVDTEHILLRIQHTLRSSACRTMPTQAWSLKFSAGIAERTAGESLARALARADEALLEAKRRGKGCIVRASTSRADQPGAVDSGSGSAENSSRRAGGS; from the coding sequence GTGCTGCCAGCCCTGTTTCGCCGTCGTCGCCGCGCCAAGCTCACGAACCGCATCGTCGAGCTGCAACTGGCGCTTGCAGAAGCGCAACGGGCTCTTCACCATGACGATCTGACGGCACTGCTCAACCGCCGAGGATTCCGACGCGCCTGTGATCTGCCCCGTGATTGCCCCCCGTCGGTGATCTCCTGCGCGATGATCGATCTGGATGACTTCAAAGGGATCAACGACACCCATGGCCACGCCGCCGGAGACGCGGTATTGCGGTACTTCGCAGCTGCGCTGCGTCAGGGCCTTCGACCCGTCGACACGGTGGCCCGCCTGGGCGGCGATGAGTTCGCGGTCATGCTGGCCGGGGCGGCCGGCGTGGACACGGAACACATCCTGCTGCGCATCCAGCACACCCTTCGATCCAGCGCTTGCAGAACAATGCCTACCCAGGCGTGGTCGCTGAAATTCTCGGCCGGCATCGCTGAGCGAACCGCAGGCGAATCGCTGGCACGGGCACTTGCACGTGCCGATGAGGCCCTGTTGGAGGCCAAGCGCCGCGGCAAGGGTTGCATCGTCCGCGCGAGCACTTCTCGGGCAGATCAACCAGGCGCGGTTGATTCCGGCTCTGGATCGGCAGAAAACTCGAGCAGGCGCGCCGGAGGGAGCTGA
- a CDS encoding helix-turn-helix domain-containing protein, producing MELDYDPLKRFGRHLAELRRAKGISQERLALESGLARSYLSGIERGVRNLSLMNICILAQTLQLPPARLLEFSADPEPESTAPG from the coding sequence ATGGAACTGGACTACGATCCCCTCAAACGCTTCGGCCGACATCTCGCCGAGCTGCGACGCGCCAAAGGCATATCGCAGGAGCGTCTCGCCCTGGAAAGCGGTCTGGCGCGCAGCTACTTGAGCGGAATCGAGCGCGGCGTGCGCAACCTGTCACTGATGAACATCTGCATCCTTGCGCAGACCCTTCAGCTCCCTCCGGCGCGCCTGCTCGAGTTTTCTGCCGATCCAGAGCCGGAATCAACCGCGCCTGGTTGA
- a CDS encoding ribonuclease T2 family protein produces the protein MATSPRYRAGIHALLFVLLSTSLAQGFAQEVCTLPASVEAAPPKPVDYVNKDLPTDYLALVLSWSPEHCEAQRNKPKDQRKKHAFQCFSDNRFEWVVHGLWPQNGQARSSRDHPRNCQTVGSLSVPLIKQHLCMVPGEDLMQNEWQAHGTCGWSSPERYFSDIQSVYMSLRRPTMREMMTSGISPGSGQLVDVQAIDVKRAFLKLNPALPDASLRVNVASGNRLKELWVCLTKDLKPMSCPAGGTPDTQRIRIRTPHQ, from the coding sequence ATGGCCACCAGTCCACGGTATCGCGCAGGAATACACGCACTGCTCTTCGTGCTGCTGTCAACTTCGCTCGCCCAAGGCTTCGCGCAGGAAGTCTGCACCTTACCCGCGTCTGTCGAAGCGGCGCCTCCCAAGCCTGTCGACTACGTCAACAAAGATCTTCCAACGGATTACCTGGCACTGGTCCTCTCCTGGTCGCCAGAGCACTGTGAAGCGCAGCGGAACAAGCCCAAGGATCAGCGAAAGAAGCACGCGTTTCAGTGCTTCTCCGACAATAGGTTCGAATGGGTGGTTCACGGCCTCTGGCCCCAGAACGGTCAGGCCCGATCCAGCCGAGACCATCCGCGCAACTGCCAGACCGTCGGATCGCTTTCCGTCCCTTTGATCAAGCAGCACCTCTGCATGGTACCGGGAGAGGATTTAATGCAGAACGAGTGGCAAGCCCACGGCACATGCGGATGGTCTTCACCGGAGCGCTATTTCTCTGACATCCAGAGCGTCTACATGTCGCTGCGACGCCCCACCATGCGCGAAATGATGACCAGCGGCATCAGCCCCGGCTCCGGGCAACTGGTGGACGTCCAGGCGATCGACGTCAAGCGAGCGTTTCTGAAACTCAACCCTGCATTGCCGGACGCCAGCCTGCGCGTCAACGTGGCTTCCGGCAACCGGCTCAAGGAACTATGGGTTTGCCTGACCAAGGACTTGAAACCCATGTCCTGCCCAGCAGGCGGAACACCGGACACACAGCGAATCCGAATCCGAACGCCCCATCAATAG
- a CDS encoding phospholipase D-like domain-containing protein, translated as MRASINGEYLRLRAIAGTHVVVLVWDFAKPPNLADFTDDNNLLGFAIHRKKCNTSGQIETSYYLRGIKRFESKDKGLPPGTLVPTSEHPVQSFLWADYTATAGVEYEYAVSPVFGEPKKLRLDEAKGVSVRVRCETTAAPHGKGSRHDIHFNRGVIGSQAYAREFGNVEPDPDAPSSKPMKWLSRGLYEALLAFIKRGAKKGMGLRAAFYEFHYLPVAQALRKAADKGDVQIVYDAESSYKAENEATIEKAGLGDFVHPRTVTAGIRHNKFIVLLNDDKPISVWTGSTNISAGGIFGHSNVGHVVHDPEIARQYLAYWERLQRNLTATKLREPNAQESPIPPLPLQPGTYPLFSPREAKETPQAQKTLQWYANLADAAEQLVCFTAAFDIAPEFQAVFQKQNDVLRYIVKDDPLKKTENIGTDGDVIFAAGSYLEEESTLVNALKERDNPLNSNDYIHTKYMLVDPLSDTPTVVTGSANFSSSSQVQNDENMLVIRGDTRVADIYFGEFMRLFDHHYARYLAAKYQRKPESSGNYLKERADQWLPPHLDPSNYRAKRRSYFAG; from the coding sequence ATGCGAGCATCCATCAACGGAGAATACCTGCGCCTGCGTGCCATCGCGGGAACCCATGTCGTCGTCTTGGTCTGGGATTTCGCGAAACCGCCAAACCTTGCCGACTTCACCGACGACAACAACCTTCTCGGTTTCGCGATACACCGCAAGAAATGCAACACCTCCGGGCAGATCGAAACCAGCTACTACCTGCGGGGCATCAAGCGCTTCGAAAGCAAAGACAAAGGGCTGCCCCCGGGAACGCTGGTGCCGACCAGCGAACATCCTGTTCAGAGCTTTCTGTGGGCGGACTACACGGCCACGGCCGGCGTGGAATACGAATACGCGGTTAGCCCCGTCTTCGGCGAGCCCAAGAAGCTCCGGCTCGACGAAGCCAAGGGGGTTTCGGTCCGCGTTCGCTGCGAAACGACCGCAGCACCTCATGGGAAAGGCTCCCGGCATGACATTCACTTCAACCGGGGCGTGATCGGATCCCAGGCATACGCGCGGGAGTTCGGCAACGTCGAACCCGATCCGGATGCCCCCTCATCCAAGCCGATGAAGTGGCTCTCGCGCGGCCTGTACGAGGCCCTGCTCGCGTTCATCAAGCGCGGCGCCAAGAAGGGCATGGGATTGCGGGCGGCCTTCTACGAATTTCACTACCTGCCTGTCGCCCAGGCACTGCGCAAGGCCGCGGACAAAGGCGATGTGCAGATCGTCTATGACGCGGAGAGCAGCTACAAGGCGGAGAACGAAGCCACGATCGAAAAAGCAGGCCTTGGCGACTTTGTCCATCCCCGAACCGTCACGGCGGGCATCCGGCACAACAAGTTCATCGTTCTCTTGAATGACGACAAGCCGATCAGCGTGTGGACGGGCTCGACCAACATCTCGGCCGGCGGAATCTTCGGCCACTCGAACGTCGGCCACGTGGTTCATGACCCGGAAATCGCCCGCCAGTATCTTGCCTACTGGGAGCGCCTCCAGCGCAATCTCACAGCGACCAAGTTGCGCGAGCCCAATGCCCAGGAAAGCCCGATTCCGCCGCTACCGCTACAGCCTGGCACCTACCCTCTGTTCAGTCCTCGTGAGGCAAAGGAGACGCCACAGGCGCAGAAGACGCTGCAGTGGTATGCGAACCTGGCCGATGCCGCGGAGCAACTGGTGTGCTTCACCGCCGCGTTCGATATCGCGCCGGAGTTCCAGGCGGTCTTTCAGAAGCAGAACGACGTGTTGCGCTACATCGTCAAGGACGATCCCCTCAAGAAGACCGAGAACATCGGCACCGACGGCGACGTCATCTTCGCCGCGGGCAGCTATCTCGAGGAAGAAAGCACTCTGGTGAACGCGCTCAAGGAGCGCGACAACCCGCTCAACAGCAACGACTACATCCACACCAAGTACATGCTGGTCGATCCGCTGAGCGACACGCCCACCGTCGTGACCGGCTCGGCAAACTTCAGCAGCTCATCCCAGGTCCAGAACGACGAGAACATGCTCGTGATCCGCGGTGACACCCGCGTGGCGGACATCTATTTCGGCGAGTTCATGCGCCTGTTCGACCATCACTACGCGCGCTACCTGGCGGCCAAGTACCAGCGCAAGCCCGAGAGCTCCGGCAACTATCTGAAGGAGCGAGCCGATCAATGGCTGCCTCCACACCTCGACCCGTCGAACTATCGCGCGAAGCGGCGCAGTTACTTTGCGGGCTGA
- a CDS encoding methyltransferase family protein, whose protein sequence is MSLAEAEILDWSLRSAAIMKPLLLPPVVWLVSVVCMLVLHWKNPIAVWLPQPYNWLGLALIMAGLGIANWHARLFRRLGTNINTFGEPGELTMEGLFRRTRNPMYLGMFISLFGVACVLGSTSALAGPVAFFALAQFWYIRSEEEAMTLKFGDKYIEYQRSVPRWL, encoded by the coding sequence ATGTCACTCGCCGAAGCGGAGATACTGGATTGGTCTCTTCGATCAGCAGCCATCATGAAACCTCTCTTGCTCCCGCCCGTTGTTTGGCTTGTGTCCGTTGTCTGCATGTTGGTCCTCCATTGGAAGAACCCCATCGCGGTGTGGCTGCCACAGCCATACAACTGGCTTGGGCTCGCGCTGATCATGGCCGGTCTCGGAATCGCCAATTGGCATGCTCGTCTCTTTCGTCGTCTCGGGACAAACATCAACACGTTCGGCGAGCCGGGCGAACTGACGATGGAAGGACTCTTTCGTCGAACCAGGAATCCCATGTATCTCGGGATGTTTATCTCCCTTTTCGGAGTCGCGTGTGTATTGGGCTCGACTTCCGCACTTGCAGGGCCAGTTGCGTTCTTCGCACTCGCGCAATTCTGGTACATACGCAGCGAAGAAGAGGCGATGACATTGAAGTTCGGGGACAAGTACATCGAGTACCAGCGATCGGTTCCGCGTTGGCTGTAG
- a CDS encoding Crp/Fnr family transcriptional regulator produces MRRTRSSTSDVFQRLAGSALPEWSVVEGAACERRLRPGEALFLAGERKPFVFVVNEGIVKMVYETPNGDSWVKGFAESGVCFASVAALEEDGLTSFSSYAVVESCIHQIDYRVLLRLAGQHIAWQRAIANALKFYGQRKELREMELLTLSPEDRYVRFMHDNPELVAALRQSDIASYIRVTPVALSRIKSRLGKQGDQ; encoded by the coding sequence ATGCGCAGAACTCGCTCTTCCACAAGCGATGTGTTTCAGCGCCTCGCCGGGTCGGCTCTCCCGGAATGGTCCGTCGTCGAAGGCGCGGCGTGCGAACGGCGACTTCGGCCCGGGGAAGCGTTATTCCTTGCTGGCGAGAGAAAGCCGTTCGTCTTCGTCGTCAATGAGGGGATCGTGAAGATGGTTTACGAAACGCCCAACGGTGATTCGTGGGTAAAGGGCTTTGCGGAGTCCGGCGTTTGCTTCGCAAGCGTCGCCGCGCTCGAAGAGGATGGACTGACAAGTTTCTCCAGTTACGCCGTTGTCGAATCGTGCATTCATCAAATCGACTATCGTGTGTTACTTCGTCTGGCAGGCCAGCATATTGCTTGGCAGCGTGCCATCGCCAACGCTCTGAAGTTCTACGGACAGCGCAAGGAGCTGCGGGAAATGGAACTTCTCACGCTCTCACCCGAAGACCGCTACGTACGGTTCATGCACGACAACCCCGAATTGGTCGCCGCCTTGCGACAAAGCGATATTGCAAGCTACATACGGGTGACACCCGTGGCACTGAGTCGCATCAAGTCAAGGCTCGGCAAGCAAGGCGATCAGTGA